One genomic segment of Erysipelotrichaceae bacterium 66202529 includes these proteins:
- a CDS encoding LysR family transcriptional regulator: MELRTLRTFQRVAQLKSFSKAAAALGYTQAAVTIQIQQLEKELHTRLFDRFGKSISLTQQGDIFYAYACRILEESEKAKLALQEAQELAGHLRIGMTESLCASSFPKLLHAFHKAYPRITISVETSSPEILLDMMNHNELDIVYFIDRRQYHHDWIRVVDEPEEIVFVCHPQHPLTQKKSILLKDILQEELILTESAASYRYELEQYALSMKQQVHPYLEIGNTEFIIRELLSEPEISFLPAFCVRPYVEQKRLSILHPKDFQLHVYRQIVYHKSKWLTPHMNAFLSFADTEGRRKKA, encoded by the coding sequence ATGGAACTGCGTACATTGCGAACATTTCAACGGGTGGCTCAGCTCAAGAGCTTCTCAAAGGCTGCCGCAGCATTGGGATATACACAGGCAGCCGTCACAATTCAGATTCAGCAGCTGGAAAAGGAGCTGCATACCAGATTGTTTGACCGATTTGGAAAATCCATTTCCCTTACGCAGCAGGGAGATATCTTCTATGCCTATGCGTGCCGTATTTTAGAGGAGAGTGAAAAAGCCAAGCTCGCTTTGCAGGAGGCACAGGAGTTAGCGGGACATTTACGAATCGGTATGACCGAATCCCTTTGCGCATCGTCCTTTCCCAAGCTGCTCCATGCGTTTCATAAAGCGTATCCGCGAATTACTATCAGCGTGGAAACCTCATCACCGGAGATTTTGCTGGATATGATGAATCATAACGAGCTGGATATCGTTTATTTTATTGACCGCCGTCAGTATCATCACGACTGGATCCGTGTTGTGGATGAACCGGAGGAAATTGTGTTTGTATGTCATCCGCAGCATCCTCTCACACAAAAAAAATCCATTCTATTAAAGGATATACTGCAGGAGGAGCTGATTCTTACGGAAAGCGCTGCCAGCTACCGCTATGAACTGGAGCAGTACGCCTTATCCATGAAGCAGCAGGTTCACCCGTATCTGGAAATCGGCAATACGGAATTTATCATAAGGGAGCTGCTGAGTGAACCGGAAATTTCGTTTCTTCCTGCCTTCTGTGTGCGGCCCTATGTGGAGCAGAAGCGTCTGTCCATCCTTCACCCAAAAGACTTCCAGCTTCATGTATACCGGCAGATCGTCTATCACAAAAGTAAATGGCTGACGCCGCATATGAATGCTTTTTTATCCTTTGCGGATACAGAGGGAAGAAGAAAGAAGGCGTAG
- a CDS encoding serine dehydratase subunit alpha family protein, with protein MERHDAQYTAYVNLLKKELVPAMGCTEPIAIAYAAAQAAARLQGEVEQVDIYASGNIIKNVKSVTVPNTGGRKGIQSAAAIGIVAGDPDLGLEVISHVRTEQIKEMEELLNRAAFHVHHEQCSCALQVGVKVSGKGHSVLVCIQNEHSHIVRIVEDGICILDEEAQEDAQELPDAVQFSMKGIYEFASMADIKDVRAILERQIACNTAIAKEGLEHSYGANIGSVLLSTYGDRVQIRARALAAAGSDARMSGCELPVIINSGSGNQGMTCSLPVIAYAKELHSSEEQLFRALLISNLSTLYQKKFIGRLSAYCGAVSAGAGAGAGIAYLLGGDYEHICHTIVNALAITSGMICDGAKPSCAAKIATAVDAGIMGCMMYQKGKQFYRGEGIVCRDIEETIMGVGQLARDGMKETDDEIIRLMINN; from the coding sequence ATGGAAAGACACGATGCACAATATACAGCGTATGTCAATCTGCTGAAAAAAGAGCTTGTTCCGGCGATGGGATGCACAGAGCCGATCGCAATCGCGTATGCGGCGGCACAGGCGGCAGCACGGTTACAGGGGGAAGTGGAGCAGGTTGATATTTATGCCAGCGGAAACATTATCAAAAATGTGAAAAGTGTCACAGTGCCGAATACCGGAGGGCGCAAGGGTATTCAAAGCGCAGCCGCAATCGGTATCGTTGCAGGTGATCCTGATCTGGGACTGGAGGTAATTTCCCACGTCCGCACGGAACAGATCAAAGAAATGGAGGAGCTTTTGAACCGGGCTGCATTTCATGTCCATCATGAGCAGTGCAGCTGTGCCCTGCAGGTTGGTGTAAAGGTGAGCGGGAAGGGGCATTCTGTTCTTGTATGTATTCAGAATGAGCATTCTCATATTGTTCGCATTGTAGAGGATGGCATATGCATTCTTGATGAAGAAGCACAGGAGGATGCACAGGAGCTGCCGGATGCTGTACAGTTTTCCATGAAGGGAATATATGAATTTGCCAGTATGGCTGACATAAAGGATGTCAGAGCTATACTGGAACGCCAGATTGCGTGTAATACTGCCATTGCCAAGGAAGGGCTGGAACATTCCTATGGGGCAAATATTGGTTCCGTACTGCTTTCCACCTACGGAGACCGTGTACAGATTCGTGCGCGTGCACTGGCTGCGGCAGGAAGTGATGCAAGGATGAGCGGGTGTGAGCTGCCTGTCATTATTAACAGCGGGAGCGGTAATCAGGGGATGACCTGTTCCCTGCCTGTGATTGCATATGCAAAGGAGCTGCATTCCAGTGAGGAGCAGCTGTTTCGGGCCCTCCTGATTTCCAATTTATCCACATTGTATCAGAAAAAGTTTATCGGCAGACTGTCTGCCTATTGCGGTGCAGTGAGTGCCGGTGCGGGAGCAGGAGCTGGCATTGCGTATTTATTAGGAGGCGATTATGAGCATATCTGCCACACGATTGTAAATGCGCTGGCGATTACCTCCGGCATGATCTGTGATGGTGCCAAGCCTTCCTGTGCAGCGAAAATTGCAACTGCAGTCGATGCCGGAATTATGGGCTGCATGATGTATCAGAAGGGTAAGCAGTTTTACCGTGGAGAAGGGATTGTATGCCGGGATATTGAGGAGACCATCATGGGGGTTGGTCAGTTGGCAAGAGACGGTATGAAGGAAACAGATGATGAAATCATACGGCTGATGATCAATAACTAG
- a CDS encoding flippase-like domain-containing protein, translated as MKNWMKHIGKYTLLILFVICMLYFNIKDHTADILQILQHLHLFDILLLIGISASVYVIGGIGIRVLCRKVNPDYSVTSGISNSFIAVFLMNVSASALAKTAQMLLFKVKGIQWEQGCSILVMDQILYQLSYMALSACAVLISYDHLFSLFPEESILALTGFVISIFPIAAVAMLFLWPRVFTWLIAFVSVLIDTIHLPLQKDSIQHGLQHFSDSLQTANDLYKKDSRLLMKVHLLNTAKLTVRHSLPLLIAFCLKLDIHLQDIPLFFSASFFVDLILSALPVYGKHGVAETTFTLVFTPFVGAAGAASMMLVWRVVTFYTNTILGGIVMILSPDISRSSLKALKKTT; from the coding sequence ATGAAAAACTGGATGAAGCATATCGGAAAGTATACACTGCTGATACTTTTTGTTATATGTATGCTGTATTTCAATATCAAAGACCATACTGCAGATATATTGCAGATTTTGCAGCATTTACATCTGTTTGATATCCTCCTGCTCATAGGAATCAGTGCCTCGGTTTATGTCATTGGCGGCATCGGTATCCGTGTTTTATGCAGAAAAGTGAATCCTGATTATTCTGTGACGAGCGGGATATCCAATTCCTTTATTGCTGTATTCCTAATGAATGTCAGTGCCTCGGCCCTGGCAAAGACGGCACAGATGCTGCTGTTCAAGGTAAAAGGCATACAGTGGGAGCAGGGCTGCAGCATTCTTGTCATGGATCAGATTTTATATCAGCTCTCCTATATGGCACTGAGTGCCTGCGCAGTGCTTATCAGCTATGATCATCTGTTTTCCCTGTTTCCTGAAGAAAGCATACTGGCGCTTACCGGCTTTGTGATCAGCATCTTTCCTATCGCTGCAGTTGCCATGCTGTTTTTATGGCCAAGGGTTTTCACATGGCTGATTGCATTTGTCAGCGTTCTCATAGATACCATTCATCTGCCCTTACAAAAAGACAGCATTCAGCATGGCCTGCAGCACTTCAGTGATTCCCTGCAAACTGCAAATGATCTTTATAAGAAGGATTCCCGATTGCTTATGAAGGTGCATCTACTGAATACGGCGAAGCTGACGGTACGGCACTCTCTGCCGCTGCTGATTGCATTCTGTTTGAAGCTTGATATCCATCTGCAGGATATTCCTCTGTTTTTCTCGGCCTCCTTTTTTGTAGATCTGATCTTATCAGCGCTTCCGGTTTATGGTAAGCACGGGGTTGCCGAAACAACCTTCACCCTCGTATTCACACCGTTCGTCGGTGCAGCGGGAGCAGCCAGCATGATGCTTGTATGGAGAGTGGTTACCTTTTACACCAATACGATTCTTGGCGGTATCGTCATGATTCTCTCTCCTGATATCAGCCGCAGCAGTTTAAAGGCACTGAAGAAAACCACGTAA
- a CDS encoding D-2-hydroxyacid dehydrogenase has translation MKGKICILNIGCINYDHKLDTGCIQGNPVCYEESGPDEILERVQGCEIVVTKELALPRSLLEQFPDSVRLICEAGTGYNNIDLEACRQKGIMVCNTPAYSTKRVAHTAMMLLLNLSSSMRKQLQMLEKHDYRNFTEHMLVDHTEVNDKTLGIIGYGSIGQEVIRIASVLGMKILVSTRTARRDTENVSFVSLEELLRESDYVSLHCPLNASTHHLLDAEKLALMKSSAFLINTARGALIDEQALIAALQAGGIAGAGLDVQENEPMDATNPLYTMSNVIVTPHMGWRGLETRQRLLRLVAENIEAYLQGTPIHRVD, from the coding sequence ATGAAAGGGAAAATTTGTATTTTGAATATTGGCTGCATCAATTACGATCACAAGCTGGATACAGGCTGTATCCAGGGGAATCCTGTATGCTATGAGGAAAGCGGGCCTGATGAAATTCTGGAACGGGTGCAGGGCTGTGAAATCGTTGTCACAAAGGAGCTTGCATTACCGCGAAGTCTGCTTGAACAGTTCCCTGACAGTGTGCGGCTGATTTGTGAAGCTGGAACCGGTTATAACAATATTGATCTGGAGGCCTGTCGCCAGAAGGGAATCATGGTATGCAATACGCCGGCTTATTCCACAAAACGGGTGGCGCATACTGCTATGATGCTGCTTCTGAATCTGAGCAGCTCTATGCGAAAGCAGCTGCAAATGCTGGAGAAACACGATTACCGTAATTTCACAGAGCATATGCTGGTGGATCACACGGAGGTCAATGATAAAACGCTCGGGATCATCGGTTATGGAAGCATCGGTCAGGAAGTGATACGGATTGCAAGCGTACTGGGAATGAAAATTCTGGTTTCTACGAGAACAGCCCGCAGGGATACGGAGAATGTGAGCTTTGTTTCTCTGGAGGAGTTGCTGAGGGAAAGTGATTATGTCTCTTTGCACTGTCCCTTAAATGCGTCTACGCATCATCTGCTGGATGCAGAAAAGCTGGCTCTCATGAAGTCATCAGCGTTCCTAATCAATACAGCCCGCGGTGCTTTGATCGATGAGCAGGCACTGATTGCAGCCCTGCAAGCGGGAGGTATAGCCGGAGCCGGCTTGGATGTTCAGGAGAATGAGCCAATGGATGCCACAAATCCTCTTTATACGATGTCCAATGTCATTGTTACACCGCATATGGGTTGGAGAGGTTTGGAGACCAGACAGCGGCTGTTGCGGCTGGTGGCTGAGAATATAGAAGCCTATCTGCAGGGCACCCCTATCCATCGTGTAGACTGA
- the murB gene encoding UDP-N-acetylmuramate dehydrogenase, protein MMIMDKLETAFQFLCDVGIEANRHIALKEYTTLHIGGEAQILAEPSSILQIQQCIAVCKQYRIDWYLLGNGSNVLAMDEGFDGMVIVLSSNFHSIVLEDAVHVRAQSGAAIKAVSAFCAAHALSGLEFACGIPGSVGGAVYMNAGAYGKETRDVLCEAVWMDEQGALHTSSAVELQLGYRHSRFSEQGGIILEAVFEVQPKNQTEIIQHMEELMRRRREKQPLDAYSAGSTFKRPQGAYASALIRDAGLMGYHIRDAQVSEKHAGFLINQNAASSQDFLELIQQVKETVKAHSGYELECEIRFLKK, encoded by the coding sequence ATGATGATTATGGATAAGCTGGAAACAGCCTTTCAATTTCTTTGTGATGTAGGAATTGAAGCAAACAGACATATAGCATTAAAGGAATATACAACTCTGCACATAGGCGGGGAGGCACAGATTCTTGCAGAGCCCTCCAGTATCCTGCAGATTCAGCAGTGTATAGCGGTATGTAAGCAATATCGCATTGATTGGTATCTGCTGGGAAATGGAAGTAATGTGCTTGCCATGGATGAAGGCTTTGATGGAATGGTGATCGTTCTATCATCGAATTTTCACAGCATTGTGCTGGAGGATGCAGTGCATGTGCGTGCGCAAAGTGGTGCAGCTATAAAGGCTGTGAGTGCTTTTTGTGCCGCTCACGCGTTAAGCGGTCTGGAGTTTGCCTGCGGAATTCCGGGCAGTGTAGGCGGGGCAGTGTATATGAATGCCGGGGCATATGGCAAAGAAACCAGGGATGTGCTGTGTGAGGCTGTGTGGATGGATGAGCAGGGAGCGCTTCATACAAGCAGCGCAGTTGAGCTGCAGCTGGGATACCGCCACAGCCGCTTTAGCGAGCAGGGGGGAATCATATTGGAGGCAGTATTTGAGGTACAGCCGAAAAATCAAACGGAGATCATACAGCACATGGAGGAGCTGATGCGCCGCAGAAGGGAAAAGCAGCCACTTGATGCGTACAGTGCAGGCTCCACCTTTAAGCGTCCGCAGGGAGCGTATGCCTCTGCTTTGATCCGTGATGCCGGGTTGATGGGATATCATATCCGGGATGCACAGGTATCAGAAAAGCATGCAGGCTTTCTGATCAATCAAAATGCCGCAAGCAGTCAGGATTTTCTGGAGCTGATCCAGCAGGTGAAGGAGACGGTGAAGGCACATAGCGGATATGAGCTGGAGTGTGAAATTCGTTTTTTGAAAAAATAG
- a CDS encoding polymer-forming cytoskeletal protein, giving the protein MNNAESIHQSDIGIQRKAEKWLGNITNKRETEAIMDENKMNDGNENEWKASTVGEHTELVGDLNTDDDLIIYGCIKGNIKCSRSIQLYGSVEGDIICQEAVVVKASINGNVECKNTLKISQETKVEGNIITASLENGGSIHGDVIASDVMRLSSESQIIGDIEAGSISVEQGACIQGNIVIGAKVDMPSGKAAE; this is encoded by the coding sequence TTGAACAATGCAGAATCAATTCATCAATCTGATATAGGAATACAGCGAAAAGCAGAAAAATGGCTGGGCAATATTACAAATAAGAGGGAGACGGAAGCTATTATGGATGAAAACAAAATGAATGACGGAAATGAAAATGAATGGAAAGCCTCCACGGTAGGAGAGCATACAGAGCTGGTAGGTGATTTGAATACAGATGATGATCTCATTATTTATGGGTGTATCAAAGGAAATATCAAGTGCAGCCGCAGTATCCAATTATATGGCAGCGTTGAGGGTGATATTATCTGTCAGGAAGCTGTCGTCGTAAAGGCGAGTATCAATGGGAATGTTGAGTGTAAGAATACTCTGAAAATCTCTCAGGAGACCAAGGTGGAAGGAAATATTATAACAGCTTCATTGGAAAACGGCGGCAGTATCCATGGTGATGTTATCGCATCAGATGTTATGCGACTGAGCTCGGAATCACAGATTATCGGTGATATAGAAGCAGGCTCAATCAGTGTTGAACAGGGAGCCTGCATACAGGGTAATATAGTAATAGGCGCAAAAGTCGATATGCCATCCGGTAAAGCTGCGGAATGA
- a CDS encoding DUF421 domain-containing protein → MNLVEIFLRVVITIAVMLLMARINGPKQIAQMSFYDYVSGITVGSIAATISINSSVSFFAGLFAIILFLGTSLLLNKATQVNLTANTILTGKPICLMEQGTINEKGLRKSKMTVSELLSNLRYCGYFNINDVYTVLLEPTGKLSVQPKEYARNVRKEDMHSVTIEPVQVYSVILDGVILHENLSKLKKDERWLYRELGKQNTDASELEDILLAVLDEQEKLTVYKKEC, encoded by the coding sequence ATGAATTTGGTTGAAATATTTCTTCGTGTTGTAATAACCATAGCAGTAATGCTGCTTATGGCACGTATAAACGGCCCAAAGCAAATTGCACAGATGAGCTTTTATGATTATGTTTCCGGAATCACTGTCGGCTCCATTGCAGCAACCATCAGTATAAACTCCAGTGTATCCTTTTTCGCTGGCTTATTCGCAATCATTCTGTTTCTTGGAACAAGTCTGCTATTAAATAAAGCTACGCAGGTCAATCTGACTGCAAACACCATATTGACAGGAAAGCCTATTTGTTTAATGGAACAGGGTACTATAAATGAAAAGGGTCTTCGTAAATCAAAGATGACTGTTTCCGAGCTGCTGAGTAATCTGCGCTATTGCGGATATTTTAATATCAATGATGTATATACAGTCTTACTGGAGCCTACCGGTAAATTATCCGTGCAGCCCAAGGAATACGCTAGGAATGTGCGAAAGGAGGATATGCATTCGGTAACCATTGAGCCTGTACAGGTTTATTCTGTAATACTGGATGGTGTAATCCTGCATGAGAATCTAAGCAAGCTGAAAAAGGATGAACGATGGCTTTATAGAGAGCTTGGAAAGCAGAATACCGATGCGTCGGAATTAGAAGATATCCTTCTTGCCGTCCTGGATGAACAAGAGAAGCTGACGGTGTATAAAAAGGAATGCTAG
- a CDS encoding TetR/AcrR family transcriptional regulator — MKKQPEVTAATRKNLIDAFWTLYKEKTIDKITIAEITRLSGNNRVTFYHYFKDVYAVLEHIEDNLIKDVCSEVRAALNDHVFQADAREINYLYTVSMPIFKRHAEKIFTLLGKNGDPRFTNEFRRTMRTMLIQFWNLPQELEHLDYMIEFSYSAMIGLMAKWYENGNDLTDGEFFKLAQGLVANGVLGYLNQEVHDEKNS, encoded by the coding sequence ATGAAAAAACAACCAGAAGTAACTGCTGCGACAAGAAAGAATCTCATAGATGCCTTTTGGACATTATATAAGGAAAAAACGATAGATAAAATAACGATTGCCGAAATCACAAGGCTGTCTGGTAATAACCGGGTTACCTTTTATCATTATTTTAAAGATGTCTATGCTGTTCTAGAGCATATCGAGGATAATCTGATCAAAGATGTGTGCAGTGAGGTAAGGGCTGCCTTAAACGACCATGTATTTCAGGCTGATGCAAGGGAAATCAATTATCTTTATACTGTCAGTATGCCGATTTTCAAACGGCATGCAGAAAAAATATTCACACTGCTTGGAAAAAACGGAGATCCGAGATTCACAAATGAATTCAGAAGAACGATGCGAACCATGCTGATTCAATTCTGGAATCTTCCGCAGGAATTAGAACATCTGGATTATATGATTGAGTTCAGCTATTCTGCCATGATTGGTCTGATGGCCAAGTGGTATGAAAACGGAAATGATCTAACGGATGGTGAATTCTTTAAGCTGGCACAGGGGTTGGTCGCTAACGGTGTACTGGGATATCTGAATCAGGAGGTGCATGACGAAAAAAATAGTTAA